A genome region from Bemisia tabaci chromosome 3, PGI_BMITA_v3 includes the following:
- the LOC109032942 gene encoding uncharacterized protein: protein MKFQVAVVFALCAVFAYGEESTELSREKRYAVATAAAFAPAPAFAPAPAFAPAPAFAPAPAFAPAPAFAPAYAPAYVHHAFAPAPAFAPAPAFARSPAFAPAPAFAPVPAFAPVAAPRSKVVHSVPGAHAEYVSFA from the coding sequence GTTGCCGTCGTCTTCGCCTTGTGCGCCGTCTTCGCCTACGGAGAGGAGTCCACAGAGCTCAGCCGTGAAAAGCGTTACGCCGTTGCCACCGCCGCCGCCTTCGCTCCGGCACCCGCCTTCGCCCCAGCACCCGCCTTTGCTCCAGCACCCGCCTTTGCTCCAGCACCCGCCTTTGCTCCAGCACCTGCCTTCGCTCCAGCCTACGCCCCCGCATACGTTCATCACGCTTTCGCCCCAGCACCCGCCTTCGCCCCAGCACCCGCCTTCGCCCGATCCCCCGCCTTCGCTCCAGCCCCCGCCTTTGCCCCAGTTCCCGCCTTCGCCCCCGTGGCTGCCCCCCGCAGTAAGGTCGTTCACTCCGTACCTGGCGCCCACGCCGAATACGTTTCCTTTGCCTAA